A single Denticeps clupeoides chromosome 7, fDenClu1.1, whole genome shotgun sequence DNA region contains:
- the baiap3 gene encoding BAI1-associated protein 3 isoform X2: MSTLLDLKSSVLRQVQRSQSLRGRREPSPAPSPTIPSPLATLCSDTTGHRVAEGSEEFFERMSGILQKQERMLHAGQSERESCLAPPPPEHAGQVPAPDRATRKELDLLYEEAIYTVVNRVGVPSPEYVTNEWDIFTYLQKAFDMGQEEHDIILQRVQESQRASFSLRVSVMKGKNLMAKDANGYSDPYCMLGLLLGQSPRETEEKKERKFSFRKRREKLEKRGSVREVLAAQSIQEIPVVGYDKWFKLEPRSSASKVQGECHLILRLFSSQRDTTLSKRESNVNIHKKILSQILEYEHSHIQVEPYNWNGQVSPPAWTVLSHHAAQADLSPLQQAIIRWQCYSSHHRSQRMCYSLLLRLLRTIDAEWDSAAVHGELGSHLADSFGSYIEYCLGLIKNMRQVFPCSNSAAVIRCELMLRGVGHLQSMQAFRTMCPLRSQLHLEIATVIKKGTVEWYEATIAHFKPDEGSLEEQLRRLVLVVDAVCSDVQRGHSVFNKLFHSTVKVEFFSISYRQLEKLVADDVCVAMERVCGTLEQESSRLTQAMGETLFELYMSLKTLKRFREFLPLRDTKMLALTGFHNWFKSSIHKWLNIVHERSCDRIRRAVEMDQLDRVEQQVKHSSSAMDVIAYFCQVRELWAQLAWPDSSGAFIFITRLTDNFCSEAVCYSELIKRKVERSQLGRDHKSLTVQMCTALNDIEHVRLYLGNLPREMDWRGVEQAMEESCGPEGKEQVNKSLNGQLYNADLDLLREAKRLITVLTDKMLSELKRYIQHISLSPDSINNDEAVSPLMKYLDNTLVILSESLVKENLSRVLQSLWEVVLRMIQDTVAENRGVQAEFYTRFQYTVEALVQFFHAEGEGLALENLKSGDYKVLEEELRLNKCSSFELIEQYFLEKISQQRILKHSKFGRVSVKCYYDAPEQRLTVEILHAADLIALDANGLSDPFVIVELCPHHLFPMAKSQRTQVKLKTLHPVFDEFFYFHVSPEQYRHRCACLTFTVMDYDWLSTNDFAGEAVAPLSDFCWPGRPNATPAGKTVQPFILHLSRQKPSEKPIMKMLEARTGEREAQEFVRRLKEIEKSMEEE, encoded by the exons atgTCGACGCTGCTGGACCTGAAGAGCAGCGTGCTGAGGCAGGTGCAGAGGAGCCAGTCCCTGCGAGGGCGCAGAGAACCCTCGCCCGCCCCGTCGCCCACCATCCCCAGCCCCCTTGCCACCCTCTGCTCAGACACGACTGGCCACAG GGTCGCCGAGGGCAGCGAGGAGTTCTTTGAGCGAATGAGTGGAATTCTTCAGAAGCAGGAGCGGATGCTGCATGCAGGCCAGTCTGAG AGAGAGAGCTGCCTCGCCCCACCTCCCCCAGAACATGCAGGCCAAGTTCCCGCTCCAGACAGAGCCACCAGGAAGGAG CTTGACCTGCTGTACGAAGAAGCGATCTACACGGTGGTGAATCGGGTCGGAGTGCCCTCGCCGGAGTACGTCACCAACGAGTGGGACATTTTCACCTATCTCCAGAAG GCTTTCGACATGGGTCAGGAAGAGCATGACATCATTCTGCAGAGGGTGCAGGAATCCCAG AGAGCCAGCTTCTCCCTCAGGGTTTCCGTCATGAAGGGAAAGAATCTCATGGCTAAAGATGCTAATG GATACAGTGACCCATACTGCATGTTGGGACTCCTGCTTGGCCAGAGCCCCAGGGAGACGGAAGAAAAGAAGGAGCGCAAGTTCAGTTTCCGTAAACGGcgagagaagctggagaagcGTGGCAGCGTCAGGGAGGTGTTGGCAGCTCAATCCATCCAG GAGATTCCAGTAGTCGGGTATGACAAGTGGTTTAAGCTTGAGCCTCGCTCCAGTGCCTCCAAAGTGCAGGGAGAATGTCACCTCATCCTGAGGCTGTTCTCCAGTCAG agaGACACAACGCTGAGCAAGAGAGAATCCAATGTCAACATCCACAAGAAGATCCTCAGCCAGATTCTGGAGTACGAACACTCTCACATTCAG GTAGAGCCCTATAACTGGAACGGCCAAGTTAGCCCACCAGCATGGACTGTGCTGTCCCATCATGCCGCACAAGCTGACCTGTCACCTCTGCAACAGGCAATCAT ACGCTGGCAGTGCTACAGCAGCCACCATCGATCGCAGAGAATGTGCTACTCCCTCCTGCTCAGGCTCCTGAGGACCATAGATGCCGAATGGGACAGCGCTGCTGTGCATGGGGAGCTG GGGAGTCATCTGGCTGACAGCTTCGGCTCGTACATTGAGTACTGCCTTGGTCTGATAAAGAACATGCGGCAGGTGTTCCCGTGCTCCAACTCGGCTGCCGTCATTCGCTGCGAGCTCATGCTGAG GGGAGTTGGACACTTGCAATCCATGCAGGCATTCCGGACCATGTGCCCTCTCCGCAGCCAGCTCCACTTGGAAATCGCTACTGTGATTAAG AAAGGGACAGTGGAGTGGTATGAGGCGACGATCGCTCACTTCAAACCGGATGAGGGG AGCCTGGAGGAGCAGCTGAGACGCCTGGTCCTGGTAGTGGATGCAGTGTGCTCCGATGTTCAGAGAGGACACAGTGTCTTCAACAAGCTCTTCCACAG TACAGTGAAAGTGGAATTTTTCAGCATCTCCTACCGACAGCTCGAAAAACTG GTAGCAGATGATGTGTGCGTTGCCATGGAGAGGGTGTGCGGAACTCTAGAGCAGGAGAGCTCCAGGTTGACCCAGGCGATGGGGGAGACCCTATTTGAGCTGTACATGTCTCTGAAGACCCTGAAGCGCTTCAGGGAGTTCCTGCCTCTCCG GGACACAAAAATGTTGGCGTTGACTGGGTTCCACAACTGGTTCAAAAGCTCAATACACAAATGGCTGAACATTGTTCACGAGCGGTCATGTGACAGGATCCGCAGAGCAGTGGAGATGGATCAG CTGGACAGAGTGGAGCAGCAGGTGAAGCACAGCTCGTCGGCCATGGACGTCATCGCCTACTTCTGCCAAGTGCGTGAGCTCTGGGCCCAGCTGGCCTGGCCGGACTCTTCCGGAgccttcatcttcatcacccGCCTCACCGAT AACTTCTGCAGCGAGGCAGTGTGCTACTCGGAACTGATAAAGAGAAAGGTGGAGAGGAGCCAGCTGGGACGAGACCACAAGAGCCTGACGGTGCAG ATGTGCACTGCACTGAATGACATAGAACACGTGCGGCTGTACCTGGGCAACCTGCCTCGGGAGATGGACTGGCGGGGGGTCGAGCAGGCCATGGAGGAGTCCTGTGGGCCCGAGGGGAAGGAGCAGGTCAACAAGTCCCTGAACGGGCAGCTCTACAATGCAGACCTTGATCTGCTAAGGGAAGCCAAGCGCCTCATCACGGTGCTCACTGATAAG ATGCTTTCAGAGCTGAAAAGGTACATTCAGCACATCAGTCTTTCTCCAGACTCCATCAACAACGATGAA GCAGTGTCTCCTCTAATGAAGTACCTGGACAACACTTTAGTCATTCTGAGTGAGTCCCTGGTCAAAGAGAATCTCTCCAG GGTTCTGCAAAGCCTCTGGGAGGTGGTGCTGAGGATGATCCAGGACACGGTCGCAGAAAATCGTGGTGTGCAGGCGGAGTTCTACACCAGGTTCCAGTACACTGTGGAG GCCTTGGTGCAGTTCTTCCACGCTGAGGGGGAAGGGTTGGccctggagaacctgaagagCGGAGATTACAAG GTTCTGGAGGAAGAACTGCGCCTGAACAAGTGCTCGTCTTTCGAGCTGATTGAACAGTACTTTCTGGAGAAGATCTCTCAGCAG AGAATACTGAAACACAGCAAGTTTGGTCGTGTTAGTGTCAAGTGTTACTATGATGCCCCAGAGCAGAGGCTCACGGTGGAGATCCTACACGCCGCTGACCTCATTGCGCTTGACGCCAACG GCCTGAGCGACCCCTTTGTCATCGTCGAGCTTTGCCCACACCACCTCTTTCCCATGGCCAAGAGCCAACGCACCCAAGTCAAGCTGAAGACACTCCACCCTGTTTTTGACGAATTCTTCTACTT
- the baiap3 gene encoding BAI1-associated protein 3 isoform X1, translated as MSTLLDLKSSVLRQVQRSQSLRGRREPSPAPSPTIPSPLATLCSDTTGHRVAEGSEEFFERMSGILQKQERMLHAGQSERESCLAPPPPEHAGQVPAPDRATRKELDLLYEEAIYTVVNRVGVPSPEYVTNEWDIFTYLQKAFDMGQEEHDIILQRVQESQRASFSLRVSVMKGKNLMAKDANGYSDPYCMLGLLLGQSPRETEEKKERKFSFRKRREKLEKRGSVREVLAAQSIQVTEVKPETLNPVWNEHFVFEIDDVNSDLLHLDIWDHDDDVSVAEACKKLNEVSGFRGMGRYFKQIAKSVRANGAAGSGGEENADDFLGCLNIPLNEIPVVGYDKWFKLEPRSSASKVQGECHLILRLFSSQRDTTLSKRESNVNIHKKILSQILEYEHSHIQVEPYNWNGQVSPPAWTVLSHHAAQADLSPLQQAIIRWQCYSSHHRSQRMCYSLLLRLLRTIDAEWDSAAVHGELGSHLADSFGSYIEYCLGLIKNMRQVFPCSNSAAVIRCELMLRGVGHLQSMQAFRTMCPLRSQLHLEIATVIKKGTVEWYEATIAHFKPDEGSLEEQLRRLVLVVDAVCSDVQRGHSVFNKLFHSTVKVEFFSISYRQLEKLVADDVCVAMERVCGTLEQESSRLTQAMGETLFELYMSLKTLKRFREFLPLRDTKMLALTGFHNWFKSSIHKWLNIVHERSCDRIRRAVEMDQLDRVEQQVKHSSSAMDVIAYFCQVRELWAQLAWPDSSGAFIFITRLTDNFCSEAVCYSELIKRKVERSQLGRDHKSLTVQMCTALNDIEHVRLYLGNLPREMDWRGVEQAMEESCGPEGKEQVNKSLNGQLYNADLDLLREAKRLITVLTDKMLSELKRYIQHISLSPDSINNDEAVSPLMKYLDNTLVILSESLVKENLSRVLQSLWEVVLRMIQDTVAENRGVQAEFYTRFQYTVEALVQFFHAEGEGLALENLKSGDYKVLEEELRLNKCSSFELIEQYFLEKISQQRILKHSKFGRVSVKCYYDAPEQRLTVEILHAADLIALDANGLSDPFVIVELCPHHLFPMAKSQRTQVKLKTLHPVFDEFFYFHVSPEQYRHRCACLTFTVMDYDWLSTNDFAGEAVAPLSDFCWPGRPNATPAGKTVQPFILHLSRQKPSEKPIMKMLEARTGEREAQEFVRRLKEIEKSMEEE; from the exons atgTCGACGCTGCTGGACCTGAAGAGCAGCGTGCTGAGGCAGGTGCAGAGGAGCCAGTCCCTGCGAGGGCGCAGAGAACCCTCGCCCGCCCCGTCGCCCACCATCCCCAGCCCCCTTGCCACCCTCTGCTCAGACACGACTGGCCACAG GGTCGCCGAGGGCAGCGAGGAGTTCTTTGAGCGAATGAGTGGAATTCTTCAGAAGCAGGAGCGGATGCTGCATGCAGGCCAGTCTGAG AGAGAGAGCTGCCTCGCCCCACCTCCCCCAGAACATGCAGGCCAAGTTCCCGCTCCAGACAGAGCCACCAGGAAGGAG CTTGACCTGCTGTACGAAGAAGCGATCTACACGGTGGTGAATCGGGTCGGAGTGCCCTCGCCGGAGTACGTCACCAACGAGTGGGACATTTTCACCTATCTCCAGAAG GCTTTCGACATGGGTCAGGAAGAGCATGACATCATTCTGCAGAGGGTGCAGGAATCCCAG AGAGCCAGCTTCTCCCTCAGGGTTTCCGTCATGAAGGGAAAGAATCTCATGGCTAAAGATGCTAATG GATACAGTGACCCATACTGCATGTTGGGACTCCTGCTTGGCCAGAGCCCCAGGGAGACGGAAGAAAAGAAGGAGCGCAAGTTCAGTTTCCGTAAACGGcgagagaagctggagaagcGTGGCAGCGTCAGGGAGGTGTTGGCAGCTCAATCCATCCAGGTGACGGAGGTGAAGCCAGAGACCCTAAACCCAGTATGGAACGAGCACTTTGTATT TGAAATTGATGATGTCAACAGTGACCTGCTGCATCTGGACATATg GGACCACGATGATGATGTCTCAGTTGCTGAAGCATGTAAGAAGCTAAATGAAGTGAGCGGATTCAGAGGAATGGGCAG GTATTTCAAGCAGATAGCCAAATCTGTCCGGGCCAATGGTGCAGCAGGgtcaggaggagaggagaatgCCGATGACTTTCTGGGATGCCTGAACATCCCATTGAAT GAGATTCCAGTAGTCGGGTATGACAAGTGGTTTAAGCTTGAGCCTCGCTCCAGTGCCTCCAAAGTGCAGGGAGAATGTCACCTCATCCTGAGGCTGTTCTCCAGTCAG agaGACACAACGCTGAGCAAGAGAGAATCCAATGTCAACATCCACAAGAAGATCCTCAGCCAGATTCTGGAGTACGAACACTCTCACATTCAG GTAGAGCCCTATAACTGGAACGGCCAAGTTAGCCCACCAGCATGGACTGTGCTGTCCCATCATGCCGCACAAGCTGACCTGTCACCTCTGCAACAGGCAATCAT ACGCTGGCAGTGCTACAGCAGCCACCATCGATCGCAGAGAATGTGCTACTCCCTCCTGCTCAGGCTCCTGAGGACCATAGATGCCGAATGGGACAGCGCTGCTGTGCATGGGGAGCTG GGGAGTCATCTGGCTGACAGCTTCGGCTCGTACATTGAGTACTGCCTTGGTCTGATAAAGAACATGCGGCAGGTGTTCCCGTGCTCCAACTCGGCTGCCGTCATTCGCTGCGAGCTCATGCTGAG GGGAGTTGGACACTTGCAATCCATGCAGGCATTCCGGACCATGTGCCCTCTCCGCAGCCAGCTCCACTTGGAAATCGCTACTGTGATTAAG AAAGGGACAGTGGAGTGGTATGAGGCGACGATCGCTCACTTCAAACCGGATGAGGGG AGCCTGGAGGAGCAGCTGAGACGCCTGGTCCTGGTAGTGGATGCAGTGTGCTCCGATGTTCAGAGAGGACACAGTGTCTTCAACAAGCTCTTCCACAG TACAGTGAAAGTGGAATTTTTCAGCATCTCCTACCGACAGCTCGAAAAACTG GTAGCAGATGATGTGTGCGTTGCCATGGAGAGGGTGTGCGGAACTCTAGAGCAGGAGAGCTCCAGGTTGACCCAGGCGATGGGGGAGACCCTATTTGAGCTGTACATGTCTCTGAAGACCCTGAAGCGCTTCAGGGAGTTCCTGCCTCTCCG GGACACAAAAATGTTGGCGTTGACTGGGTTCCACAACTGGTTCAAAAGCTCAATACACAAATGGCTGAACATTGTTCACGAGCGGTCATGTGACAGGATCCGCAGAGCAGTGGAGATGGATCAG CTGGACAGAGTGGAGCAGCAGGTGAAGCACAGCTCGTCGGCCATGGACGTCATCGCCTACTTCTGCCAAGTGCGTGAGCTCTGGGCCCAGCTGGCCTGGCCGGACTCTTCCGGAgccttcatcttcatcacccGCCTCACCGAT AACTTCTGCAGCGAGGCAGTGTGCTACTCGGAACTGATAAAGAGAAAGGTGGAGAGGAGCCAGCTGGGACGAGACCACAAGAGCCTGACGGTGCAG ATGTGCACTGCACTGAATGACATAGAACACGTGCGGCTGTACCTGGGCAACCTGCCTCGGGAGATGGACTGGCGGGGGGTCGAGCAGGCCATGGAGGAGTCCTGTGGGCCCGAGGGGAAGGAGCAGGTCAACAAGTCCCTGAACGGGCAGCTCTACAATGCAGACCTTGATCTGCTAAGGGAAGCCAAGCGCCTCATCACGGTGCTCACTGATAAG ATGCTTTCAGAGCTGAAAAGGTACATTCAGCACATCAGTCTTTCTCCAGACTCCATCAACAACGATGAA GCAGTGTCTCCTCTAATGAAGTACCTGGACAACACTTTAGTCATTCTGAGTGAGTCCCTGGTCAAAGAGAATCTCTCCAG GGTTCTGCAAAGCCTCTGGGAGGTGGTGCTGAGGATGATCCAGGACACGGTCGCAGAAAATCGTGGTGTGCAGGCGGAGTTCTACACCAGGTTCCAGTACACTGTGGAG GCCTTGGTGCAGTTCTTCCACGCTGAGGGGGAAGGGTTGGccctggagaacctgaagagCGGAGATTACAAG GTTCTGGAGGAAGAACTGCGCCTGAACAAGTGCTCGTCTTTCGAGCTGATTGAACAGTACTTTCTGGAGAAGATCTCTCAGCAG AGAATACTGAAACACAGCAAGTTTGGTCGTGTTAGTGTCAAGTGTTACTATGATGCCCCAGAGCAGAGGCTCACGGTGGAGATCCTACACGCCGCTGACCTCATTGCGCTTGACGCCAACG GCCTGAGCGACCCCTTTGTCATCGTCGAGCTTTGCCCACACCACCTCTTTCCCATGGCCAAGAGCCAACGCACCCAAGTCAAGCTGAAGACACTCCACCCTGTTTTTGACGAATTCTTCTACTT